One window from the genome of Amycolatopsis sp. NBC_01480 encodes:
- a CDS encoding TetR/AcrR family transcriptional regulator — MDQPAPVIWMRPEQGARGPKATYRRDDVAAVAVRVADAEGIDAVSMRRIATELGVGVASLYRYVLRKDEVHELMTDAVMAELADAGTTGDWRADLRRFAHLLREVSLRHPWLPALAAGRPTHGPYSLRWTELTLAAFDGTSLGTDDMLLALGTLFSFVRGHVQAELAEQEAIRRSGLSNDEWMTQQGEYGPAIMNNGAYPRFTRVMIEAETPHAADRLQRAFEAGLDRVLTGLSATIPEDVPDKQP, encoded by the coding sequence ATGGACCAGCCCGCCCCCGTCATCTGGATGAGGCCCGAGCAGGGCGCCCGCGGCCCGAAGGCGACCTACCGGCGCGACGACGTCGCCGCGGTGGCCGTGCGGGTGGCCGACGCCGAAGGCATCGACGCCGTCTCGATGCGGCGGATCGCCACGGAGCTGGGCGTCGGCGTCGCGTCGCTGTACCGGTACGTGCTGCGCAAGGACGAGGTCCACGAGCTGATGACCGACGCGGTGATGGCCGAGCTGGCCGACGCCGGCACCACCGGCGACTGGCGCGCCGACCTGCGCCGCTTCGCCCACCTCCTGCGCGAGGTCTCGCTGCGCCATCCCTGGCTGCCCGCGCTGGCGGCGGGCCGGCCGACCCACGGCCCGTACAGCCTGCGCTGGACCGAGCTGACCCTGGCCGCGTTCGACGGCACCAGCCTCGGCACCGACGACATGCTGCTGGCGCTCGGCACGCTGTTCTCGTTCGTGCGCGGGCACGTGCAGGCGGAGCTGGCCGAGCAGGAGGCGATCCGCCGCTCCGGGCTCAGCAACGACGAGTGGATGACGCAGCAGGGCGAGTACGGCCCGGCGATCATGAACAACGGCGCGTACCCGCGCTTCACCCGCGTGATGATCGAGGCCGAGACCCCGCACGCGGCCGACCGGCTGCAGCGGGCCTTCGAAGCCGGCCTCGATCGTGTCCTCACTGGACTGTCGGCCACGATTCCGGAGGATGTTCCGGACAAACAGCCCTGA
- a CDS encoding SCO6745 family protein: protein MEPNSSPARRFWVALEPLHAVVYFAPEPAAAAKDAGLRGWWMGYFAGRAAPLGPIGPAPVTSMFFGFAPGMVARALPDAWKFARPEDVLRTRVEAVEAVLARVLPEAGLAELTGLLERAVAGCRFDGRPLAAAWAAVPRPPRLLARLWLATCVLREHRGDGHVLASVAAGLTGLEAGLTHIATGATTRELLQRARGWTDEEWEASRSRLLARGLLDASGRLTEAGAAVRHEVEATTDRLAAGPLEVLGTAETERVIELATTLSRLVIDAGVVPVPNPMGLPRP, encoded by the coding sequence ATGGAGCCGAATTCGAGCCCGGCCAGGCGGTTCTGGGTGGCGCTGGAGCCGTTGCACGCCGTGGTCTATTTCGCGCCGGAGCCCGCGGCGGCGGCGAAGGACGCCGGGCTGCGGGGCTGGTGGATGGGGTACTTCGCCGGCCGCGCGGCGCCGCTGGGCCCGATCGGGCCGGCGCCGGTGACGTCGATGTTCTTCGGCTTCGCGCCCGGGATGGTGGCCCGCGCGCTGCCGGACGCGTGGAAGTTCGCTCGTCCCGAGGACGTGTTGCGCACCCGCGTGGAAGCGGTGGAAGCGGTGCTCGCGCGGGTGCTGCCGGAGGCGGGGCTGGCCGAGCTGACCGGTTTGCTGGAACGGGCCGTCGCGGGCTGCCGCTTCGATGGCCGTCCGCTGGCAGCTGCGTGGGCCGCCGTCCCGCGCCCACCACGCCTGCTCGCGCGGCTGTGGCTGGCGACCTGCGTCCTCCGCGAACACCGCGGCGATGGGCACGTGCTCGCGTCCGTGGCCGCGGGCCTGACCGGGCTCGAAGCGGGCCTGACCCACATCGCAACCGGCGCGACGACCCGTGAACTGCTGCAACGCGCCCGCGGCTGGACCGACGAGGAGTGGGAGGCCTCGCGCTCGCGACTGCTGGCTCGCGGCCTGCTCGACGCCTCCGGCCGCCTGACCGAGGCCGGCGCCGCCGTCCGCCACGAGGTCGAGGCCACCACCGACCGTCTGGCCGCCGGACCGCTGGAAGTCCTTGGCACAGCGGAAACCGAGCGTGTCATCGAACTGGCCACGACGTTGAGCCGTTTGGTCATCGACGCGGGTGTGGTGCCGGTACCGAACCCGATGGGCCTGCCACGGCCGTGA
- a CDS encoding SRPBCC family protein, with product MPDTELRHQFTVAATPAAVSAHLTEPASYVGLSPLVVEVRDVGREGGTTRYTAVERFRFLGFLRYDSPIVVTLRLKATEAVYGDVVSPGGIRMGYRFGLEPDGDGTRVTDALRMHAPFGLLRFAASRARAVQLARSGILAGRLENSSTED from the coding sequence GTGCCCGACACCGAACTTCGCCACCAGTTCACCGTGGCGGCCACCCCCGCCGCCGTTTCCGCGCACCTCACGGAGCCCGCCAGCTACGTCGGTCTCTCACCCCTCGTCGTCGAGGTGCGCGACGTGGGCCGCGAAGGCGGGACAACGCGCTACACGGCCGTCGAGCGTTTCCGATTCCTGGGCTTCCTGCGGTACGACAGCCCGATCGTCGTCACGCTCCGGCTGAAGGCCACCGAAGCGGTGTACGGCGACGTCGTCTCCCCCGGCGGCATACGCATGGGCTACCGCTTCGGCCTCGAGCCGGACGGCGACGGCACGCGCGTCACCGACGCCCTGCGGATGCACGCGCCGTTCGGCCTGCTGCGCTTCGCCGCGTCGCGCGCCCGAGCGGTCCAGCTGGCCCGCTCGGGCATCCTCGCCGGACGGCTCGAAAATTCGTCCACAGAGGACTGA
- a CDS encoding S1 family peptidase gives MTSRKTVVASFTLFSAAALTAGICSSAASASPVAFAQMQAQAISQATQVAGSLGAASGGIFLDNGKAVVNVTDAASQEKAEAAGFATKMVKHSFAALTSAKNSLDAVKNVPQTAWGIDTKNNQVVVKIYDSASKATADKVTAAAAQLGDSARIEHLAGKLSLYIADGDAIQNDQGRCSLGFNVTRGGSPFLLTAGHCTNLGGTWSGGDVSGATVVESDCPGADSGLLTRPNGSGPGEINTGQAITSAGSPTVGEQMEKQGSTTGGGSGQVTSVDESVNFDVGVLNHEFGTTAHTDHGDSGGPAYDGSTGLGTLSGGDTVTSYFYPLTLELQSYGLSLA, from the coding sequence ATGACTTCCCGGAAAACGGTCGTCGCGAGCTTCACCCTGTTTTCGGCCGCGGCGCTGACGGCGGGCATCTGCTCGTCGGCCGCGTCGGCGAGCCCGGTGGCCTTCGCGCAGATGCAGGCGCAGGCCATCAGCCAGGCCACGCAGGTCGCCGGCAGCCTCGGCGCGGCGAGCGGCGGCATCTTCCTTGACAACGGCAAGGCCGTCGTCAACGTCACCGATGCCGCTTCGCAGGAGAAGGCCGAAGCCGCCGGCTTCGCCACGAAGATGGTCAAGCACAGCTTCGCGGCCTTGACCTCGGCGAAGAACTCCCTCGACGCGGTCAAGAACGTGCCGCAGACCGCCTGGGGCATCGACACCAAGAACAACCAGGTCGTCGTCAAGATCTACGACTCGGCCTCGAAGGCCACCGCGGACAAGGTGACCGCGGCCGCCGCCCAGCTCGGCGACTCGGCCCGGATCGAGCACCTGGCCGGCAAGCTGTCGCTGTACATCGCCGACGGCGACGCGATCCAGAACGACCAGGGCCGCTGCTCGCTCGGCTTCAACGTGACCCGGGGCGGCTCGCCGTTCCTGCTCACCGCGGGCCACTGCACCAACCTCGGCGGCACCTGGTCCGGCGGCGACGTCTCCGGCGCCACGGTCGTCGAGAGCGACTGCCCCGGTGCGGACTCCGGCCTGCTGACCCGCCCGAACGGCTCCGGCCCGGGCGAGATCAACACCGGCCAGGCCATCACCAGCGCGGGCTCGCCGACCGTCGGCGAGCAGATGGAGAAGCAGGGCTCGACCACCGGTGGCGGCAGCGGCCAGGTCACCTCGGTCGACGAGTCGGTCAACTTCGACGTCGGTGTCCTCAACCACGAGTTCGGCACCACCGCCCACACCGACCACGGTGACTCGGGCGGCCCGGCGTACGACGGTTCGACGGGCCTGGGCACCCTGTCCGGCGGCGACACCGTGACCAGCTACTTCTACCCGCTGACCCTGGAGCTTCAGTCCTACGGCCTCTCCCTGGCCTGA
- a CDS encoding FAD-dependent monooxygenase, with amino-acid sequence MDYDVVVAGAGPVGLLLAAELRLGGARVLVLERDAEVVRPWRVGSMGARSVNTPTAAALHLRGLLPAVSAAALSWFDPKQVTPEMQAQFQEAARQAAASKDGSPPPGLPFVGHFAGIGVRADRLDFEDPEMTAELYGSGVVAQQDLEDILAARAEELGVEIRRGAAVTGFEADETGVTVEAGTSVRAGWLVGCDGGRSTVRKLSGIGFPGVDAVFLGRQATVDIAGAGIEGLDESAGWQHGPGGSYTVGGWGGGDTRVHTVEPIGPIPDGEVTAEEIEASLRRVSGLDVAVTAVHTATRYTDVTRQAETYRRGRVLLAGDAAHVHSPAGGQGLNLGLGDAFGLGWRLAAVVRGDVPADLLDSYVAERHPIGRWVQEWSMAQTALSLEQGPRAEALRTVVGQLLDTRDGATFVVKRIAGVWQHYDLPGEHPLVGHRAPDLPLTDGSTLASHFASGRAVFLDGGFGGEVAARWADRLTVVEARVAAFADVVLSAFVRPDGYVAWAGPGEGLAEALQAWLGPSARG; translated from the coding sequence ATGGACTACGACGTGGTGGTGGCCGGCGCGGGCCCGGTCGGCTTGCTGCTGGCGGCCGAGCTGCGGCTGGGCGGGGCCAGGGTGCTGGTGCTGGAGCGCGACGCCGAGGTGGTTCGGCCGTGGCGGGTGGGGTCGATGGGGGCGCGGTCGGTGAACACGCCGACGGCCGCGGCCCTGCACCTGCGCGGGCTGCTGCCCGCCGTGAGCGCGGCGGCGCTGTCCTGGTTCGACCCCAAGCAGGTCACGCCGGAGATGCAGGCGCAGTTCCAGGAAGCGGCCCGGCAGGCGGCCGCGTCGAAGGACGGCTCGCCGCCGCCCGGGCTCCCGTTCGTCGGGCACTTCGCGGGCATCGGGGTGCGGGCCGACCGGCTCGACTTCGAGGACCCGGAGATGACGGCCGAGCTGTACGGCAGTGGCGTCGTCGCCCAGCAGGACTTGGAGGACATCCTCGCGGCACGCGCGGAGGAACTCGGCGTGGAGATCCGGCGCGGGGCCGCCGTCACGGGCTTCGAGGCGGACGAAACCGGGGTGACGGTGGAGGCCGGGACCTCGGTGCGCGCCGGCTGGCTGGTCGGCTGCGACGGCGGGCGAAGCACCGTCCGCAAGCTCTCCGGCATCGGATTCCCAGGCGTGGACGCGGTTTTCCTCGGTCGACAGGCCACAGTGGACATTGCCGGCGCGGGCATCGAGGGCCTGGACGAGAGTGCCGGCTGGCAGCACGGCCCCGGCGGCTCTTACACCGTCGGCGGCTGGGGCGGCGGTGATACGCGCGTGCACACCGTCGAGCCCATCGGCCCGATCCCGGACGGCGAGGTGACGGCCGAGGAGATCGAGGCGAGCCTGCGGCGGGTCAGCGGGCTCGACGTCGCCGTGACGGCCGTCCACACGGCCACCCGCTACACCGACGTGACGCGCCAGGCGGAGACCTACCGGCGCGGCCGCGTGCTGCTGGCCGGCGACGCCGCGCACGTCCACTCGCCCGCGGGCGGGCAGGGGCTGAACCTGGGGCTGGGCGACGCGTTCGGGCTGGGCTGGCGGCTGGCCGCGGTGGTCCGCGGGGATGTGCCGGCGGACCTGCTCGACAGCTACGTCGCCGAGCGGCACCCGATCGGCCGGTGGGTGCAGGAGTGGAGCATGGCGCAGACCGCGCTCAGCCTGGAGCAGGGCCCGCGCGCGGAAGCCCTGCGCACCGTCGTCGGCCAGCTGCTGGACACCCGGGACGGCGCGACGTTCGTGGTCAAGCGGATCGCCGGCGTCTGGCAGCACTACGACCTGCCCGGCGAGCACCCGCTGGTCGGGCACCGCGCGCCGGACCTGCCGCTGACCGACGGCAGCACGCTGGCGTCCCACTTCGCGTCCGGCCGGGCAGTGTTCCTCGACGGCGGCTTCGGCGGCGAAGTGGCCGCGCGCTGGGCAGACCGGCTGACGGTGGTGGAGGCTCGCGTGGCGGCGTTCGCGGACGTGGTGCTTTCGGCCTTTGTACGGCCCGACGGGTACGTCGCCTGGGCCGGGCCGGGCGAGGGCTTGGCTGAGGCGCTGCAGGCCTGGCTCGGGCCGTCAGCCCGTGGCTAG
- a CDS encoding GNAT family N-acetyltransferase, with the protein MSDETSVVRNDDESRYEVFADGKLAGFAAYTDRGPLTVFTHTEIDDAFGGRGLGKVLAKAALDDVVERGRVIVPVCPFIAGYLRKNPGYGDHVRWPEGTSAS; encoded by the coding sequence ATGAGCGACGAGACCAGCGTTGTGCGCAATGACGACGAGAGCCGCTACGAGGTGTTCGCCGACGGCAAGCTGGCCGGCTTCGCCGCGTACACCGACCGCGGGCCGCTGACGGTGTTCACCCACACCGAGATCGACGACGCGTTCGGCGGGCGCGGCCTCGGCAAGGTGCTCGCGAAAGCGGCGCTGGACGACGTGGTGGAGCGCGGCCGCGTGATCGTGCCGGTGTGCCCGTTCATCGCCGGGTACCTCCGGAAGAATCCGGGTTACGGCGACCATGTCCGTTGGCCGGAAGGCACTTCCGCCAGCTGA
- a CDS encoding MBL fold metallo-hydrolase: MTGLNLHFLGHATTRVELGGRVVLTDPVLTSRVGPLTRVAPLPDASAWSDVDLVLISHLHGDHLHLPSLRLVGRRTRIVVPRGAGHWLAKRGFPNVEELSPGETLTDGDLRVTATKAVHSGHRWGPRLTHGPQSPALGHLLEAEGVRVYSAGDTDLFDGMADFAPLDVALLPVWGWGPNLGPGHLTPERAAEAAKLLQAEVIIPVHWGTLAVPGIHRTARMRKLLVEPPRTFAAEVFKAGLPTEVLLTRPGAEVALPAPGDKV, encoded by the coding sequence GTGACCGGCCTCAACCTGCACTTCCTCGGCCACGCGACCACGCGGGTCGAACTCGGCGGGCGCGTGGTCCTCACCGATCCCGTGCTCACCTCCCGGGTCGGCCCGCTCACCCGCGTGGCCCCGCTGCCCGACGCGTCCGCGTGGTCCGACGTGGACCTGGTGCTGATCTCGCACCTGCACGGCGATCACCTCCACCTGCCTTCGCTGCGGCTGGTGGGCCGCCGGACGCGGATCGTGGTCCCGCGCGGCGCCGGGCATTGGCTCGCGAAGCGGGGTTTCCCGAACGTCGAAGAGCTGTCGCCCGGCGAGACCCTCACCGACGGCGACCTCCGGGTCACCGCGACGAAGGCCGTCCACTCCGGCCACCGCTGGGGACCGCGGCTCACGCACGGGCCGCAGAGCCCGGCGCTCGGACACCTCCTCGAGGCCGAAGGCGTCCGCGTCTACTCGGCCGGCGACACCGACCTGTTCGACGGCATGGCGGACTTCGCGCCGCTCGACGTGGCGTTGCTGCCGGTCTGGGGCTGGGGCCCGAACCTCGGCCCGGGGCACCTGACACCCGAGCGTGCGGCGGAGGCGGCGAAGCTTCTTCAGGCCGAAGTGATCATCCCGGTGCACTGGGGCACGCTGGCCGTGCCCGGCATCCATCGGACCGCGCGGATGCGCAAGCTGCTCGTGGAGCCGCCGCGCACGTTCGCGGCGGAGGTCTTCAAGGCCGGCCTGCCCACCGAGGTGCTGCTGACCCGGCCCGGCGCCGAGGTCGCGCTCCCGGCTCCCGGGGACAAGGTGTGA
- a CDS encoding terpene synthase family protein — translation MQPFALPEFYMPYPARLNPNLGRARAHSKAWAHTMDMIDVPQHGTVIWDEGDFDSHDYALLCAYTHPDAGAPELDLVTDWYVWVFYFDDHFLELFKRTGDIDSARAYLDRVALFMPVTGEITATPENPVERGLEDLWNRTVPLRSAGWRRRFTDSTRNLLDESLWELANINEGRVSNPVEYIEMRRKVGGAPWSANLIEHSLHAEVPDSIAAKRPMEVLRDCFADAVHLRNDLFSYQREVEDEGELSNGVLVFEKFLGCSTQEAADAVNNLLTSRLHQFEHTALTEVPGVFEEHGVDPAGRAETFAYVKGLQDWQSGGHEWHLRSSRYMNEGALERRDGPEQLGGPAGLGTSAARIFSSLAATAPQRMRSFQHKPFEPVGPIDQPEITLPFPLTLSPHLDQARENVVGWSQAMGILDGVVWDEHKLRAFDLPLCAAGIHPDATPEQLDLTSGWLTWGTYGDDYYPVVFGTTGNVAGAKAMTERFKLFLPVDDEPMPPPLNALETALADLWSRTTATMARDFRQQFRKAIVDMLESWVWELANQVQNRIPDPIDYVEMRRKTFGSELTMSLCRIGHGRTVPPEIYRTRTIQAIEHSAMDYACLLNDVFSYRKEIQYEGELHNAVLVVRNFLDVGEQEAFEVVANLMAARLQEFQHAVDVALPTLFTDYNLDDAARKTLLAYTGELKNWLAGILNWHEGCHRYTEPELSYRPAAPVTPAAHPFSGPTGLGTSSLKISSLLPTP, via the coding sequence GTGCAGCCGTTTGCTCTGCCCGAGTTCTACATGCCGTATCCGGCCCGGCTGAACCCGAACCTGGGCCGGGCGCGGGCGCACAGCAAGGCCTGGGCGCACACCATGGACATGATCGACGTGCCCCAGCACGGCACGGTGATCTGGGACGAGGGCGACTTCGACTCCCACGACTACGCGCTGCTCTGCGCGTACACCCACCCGGACGCCGGCGCGCCCGAGCTGGACCTGGTCACCGACTGGTACGTCTGGGTCTTCTACTTCGACGACCACTTCCTCGAGCTGTTCAAGCGCACCGGCGACATCGACAGCGCCCGCGCGTACCTGGACCGGGTGGCGCTGTTCATGCCGGTGACCGGCGAGATCACCGCGACCCCGGAAAACCCGGTCGAGCGCGGGCTCGAAGACCTGTGGAACCGCACCGTGCCACTCCGGTCGGCGGGCTGGCGGCGGCGGTTCACCGACAGCACCCGGAATCTGCTCGACGAATCGCTGTGGGAACTGGCGAACATCAACGAGGGCCGTGTTTCCAACCCGGTGGAGTACATCGAGATGCGCCGCAAGGTCGGCGGCGCGCCGTGGTCGGCGAACCTCATCGAGCACTCCCTCCACGCGGAGGTGCCGGACTCGATCGCCGCGAAACGGCCGATGGAGGTGCTGCGCGACTGTTTCGCCGACGCCGTGCACCTGCGCAACGACCTGTTCTCCTACCAGCGCGAGGTGGAGGACGAGGGCGAGCTGTCCAACGGCGTGCTGGTGTTCGAGAAGTTCCTCGGCTGCTCCACGCAAGAGGCCGCGGACGCGGTCAACAACCTGCTCACCTCCCGCCTGCACCAGTTCGAGCACACCGCGCTCACCGAGGTGCCGGGGGTGTTCGAGGAGCACGGCGTGGACCCGGCCGGGCGGGCCGAAACATTCGCCTACGTCAAGGGTTTGCAGGACTGGCAGTCCGGCGGGCACGAGTGGCACCTTCGCTCCAGCCGGTACATGAACGAAGGCGCGCTGGAACGGCGGGACGGACCGGAGCAGTTGGGCGGGCCGGCGGGCCTCGGCACGTCCGCGGCGCGGATCTTCTCCTCGCTCGCGGCCACGGCGCCGCAGCGGATGCGCAGCTTCCAGCACAAGCCGTTCGAACCGGTCGGGCCGATCGACCAGCCGGAGATCACCCTGCCGTTCCCGCTCACCCTGAGCCCGCACCTGGACCAGGCGCGGGAGAACGTCGTCGGCTGGTCGCAGGCCATGGGCATCCTCGACGGCGTGGTGTGGGACGAGCACAAGCTGCGTGCGTTCGACCTCCCGCTGTGCGCCGCGGGCATCCACCCGGACGCGACGCCGGAGCAGCTGGACCTCACCAGCGGCTGGCTGACCTGGGGCACCTACGGCGACGACTACTACCCCGTCGTCTTCGGCACGACCGGCAACGTCGCGGGCGCGAAGGCGATGACCGAGCGGTTCAAGCTGTTCCTGCCGGTTGACGACGAGCCGATGCCGCCGCCGCTGAACGCGCTCGAGACTGCGCTGGCCGACCTCTGGTCCCGCACCACCGCGACCATGGCCCGGGATTTCCGGCAGCAGTTCCGCAAGGCGATCGTGGACATGCTCGAAAGCTGGGTCTGGGAGCTGGCCAACCAGGTCCAGAACCGCATCCCGGACCCGATCGACTACGTCGAGATGCGGCGCAAGACCTTCGGCTCGGAGCTGACCATGAGCCTGTGCCGCATCGGCCACGGCCGCACCGTGCCGCCCGAGATCTACCGCACCCGGACCATCCAGGCCATCGAGCACTCGGCGATGGACTACGCCTGCCTGCTCAACGACGTTTTCTCGTACCGCAAGGAGATCCAGTACGAGGGCGAGCTGCACAACGCGGTGCTGGTGGTCCGGAACTTCCTGGACGTCGGCGAACAGGAGGCCTTCGAGGTCGTCGCCAACCTCATGGCCGCCCGCCTGCAGGAGTTCCAGCACGCGGTCGACGTCGCGCTCCCCACGCTCTTCACCGACTACAACCTCGACGATGCCGCGCGCAAAACTCTGCTCGCGTACACCGGGGAGCTGAAGAACTGGCTCGCCGGCATCCTCAACTGGCACGAGGGCTGTCACCGCTACACCGAGCCGGAGCTCAGCTACCGGCCCGCGGCTCCCGTCACCCCGGCCGCCCACCCGTTCAGCGGGCCGACCGGCCTCGGCACCAGCTCGCTCAAGATCTCGTCGCTCCTGCCCACTCCCTGA
- a CDS encoding heavy metal-binding domain-containing protein: MTTVDPAAQHIPEDAMRRLAEMRPGQATSLFTSDLSVNEFLLVREAGFRPLGLVLGSSIYHVGFQMGRWSKNQEMDRLSAAMYHARELAMSRMETEADLLGADGIVAVRLEIEFKEFGNDLAEFVAVGTAVKADEPGEWRNNTGKPFTSDLSGQDFWTLVQAGYAPLGMVMGSCVYHIAHQRFRQAMGNIGQNVEIPQYTEALYDARELAMSRMQAEAEQLHAEGIVGVQLLSLPHRWGGHTTEFFAIGTAVKPLRADHHITKPQLVLPLTD, translated from the coding sequence GTGACCACTGTGGACCCCGCCGCGCAGCACATCCCCGAGGATGCGATGCGCCGGCTCGCCGAGATGCGGCCGGGACAGGCGACCAGCCTGTTCACTTCGGACCTGAGCGTGAACGAGTTCCTGCTCGTGCGCGAAGCCGGGTTCCGCCCGCTCGGGCTGGTGCTGGGCTCGAGCATCTACCACGTCGGCTTCCAGATGGGCCGGTGGAGCAAGAACCAGGAGATGGACCGGCTTTCCGCCGCGATGTACCACGCGCGCGAGCTGGCGATGTCGCGCATGGAGACCGAGGCGGACCTGCTCGGCGCCGACGGGATCGTGGCCGTGCGGCTGGAGATCGAGTTCAAGGAGTTCGGCAACGACCTGGCCGAGTTCGTCGCCGTCGGCACCGCGGTGAAGGCCGACGAACCCGGGGAATGGCGCAACAACACCGGAAAGCCGTTCACCTCCGACCTGTCCGGCCAGGATTTCTGGACGCTCGTGCAGGCCGGTTACGCGCCGCTGGGCATGGTGATGGGCTCGTGCGTCTACCACATCGCGCACCAGCGATTCCGCCAGGCGATGGGCAATATCGGGCAGAACGTCGAGATCCCGCAGTACACCGAGGCGCTTTACGACGCGCGTGAGCTGGCAATGTCGCGCATGCAGGCTGAGGCCGAGCAACTGCACGCGGAGGGCATCGTGGGCGTCCAGCTGCTCTCGCTGCCGCACCGCTGGGGCGGGCACACCACGGAGTTCTTCGCGATCGGCACCGCGGTGAAGCCGCTGCGCGCCGATCACCACATCACCAAGCCGCAGCTCGTGCTGCCCCTGACCGACTGA
- a CDS encoding heavy metal-binding domain-containing protein, with product MPDWDGRGLPPVAQARVDRFASSGLHTSLLSVPAAVGAEVAGFTAVGEVMGCIVERLGWTPVYGMTPNQQIGLYADALRQGYGVALDRLRLEAQAIGADGVLGINLTVTPLDETMQEFVALGTAVRADSRQRPGRVFTTELPGQDVGKLMQAGWVPADIVTGIAAHTTFDYNMQYQTTMWAGNTEVDAHTRLVTHVRSDARSQFRRAVQATGADGAIVSRMTLNTWQLGEIGVAGVSSVFGTAIGRFHQGAAAPTSALTMLPLNRA from the coding sequence GTGCCCGACTGGGATGGCCGTGGGCTACCGCCGGTCGCGCAGGCGCGCGTCGACCGGTTCGCTTCTTCGGGCCTGCACACCTCGCTGCTGAGCGTGCCGGCCGCGGTCGGCGCCGAGGTCGCGGGCTTCACCGCCGTCGGCGAGGTGATGGGCTGCATCGTGGAGCGGCTCGGCTGGACCCCGGTGTACGGCATGACCCCGAACCAGCAGATCGGCCTGTACGCCGACGCGCTGCGGCAGGGCTACGGCGTCGCCCTCGACCGGCTCCGGCTGGAGGCGCAGGCGATCGGCGCGGACGGGGTACTCGGCATCAACCTGACGGTGACCCCGCTCGACGAGACCATGCAGGAGTTCGTCGCGCTCGGCACGGCCGTGCGCGCGGACTCGAGGCAGCGCCCGGGCCGGGTGTTCACCACCGAGCTGCCGGGGCAGGACGTCGGCAAGCTGATGCAGGCCGGCTGGGTGCCCGCGGACATCGTCACCGGCATCGCCGCGCACACCACGTTCGACTACAACATGCAGTACCAGACCACGATGTGGGCCGGGAACACCGAAGTCGACGCGCACACCCGGCTCGTCACGCACGTGCGGTCCGACGCCAGGAGCCAGTTCCGCCGCGCCGTGCAGGCCACCGGCGCCGACGGCGCGATCGTCTCGCGGATGACGCTCAACACCTGGCAGCTGGGCGAAATCGGCGTCGCCGGGGTGTCGAGCGTTTTCGGCACCGCGATCGGCCGCTTCCACCAGGGGGCCGCCGCGCCGACGTCCGCGCTCACCATGCTGCCGCTGAACCGAGCCTGA